One Cotesia glomerata isolate CgM1 linkage group LG8, MPM_Cglom_v2.3, whole genome shotgun sequence genomic window carries:
- the LOC123270526 gene encoding UBX domain-containing protein 1, whose amino-acid sequence MAEDSPFVAMLVDMGFSKERSEKALKATGNVGVQPAMDWLFSNTEDEVPQTGASSAETQVSPQESSSVQSSASTATASTENQEAKSLKCDVCGKLFKSSLEVEYHATKSGHDSFSESLEEKKPLTEEEKKEKLKQLEEKMRQKRKEREELEKQESLEKEKIRIKSGKEMAEARKKMEELEMKKLLEQRKREKEEDRIARQAIREKIEADKAARRAKAAAEYGNLVPSVPVPTPAPASAPAPTPAAPKRDYTETRLQIRLTNGDTLTQTFGAKEQLSAVRLYIEMNRTDPPGPFNLLTNFPRKVFSFEDYDAPLDVLGLVPSAVVIVQKKVE is encoded by the exons ATGGCAGAAGATTCACCATTTGTAGCGATGCTTGTTGACATGGGATTCTCCAAAGAACGctc agaAAAAGCACTCAAAGCTACTGGAAATGTTGGAGTACAACCTGCAATGGActg GTTATTTTCAAATACTGAAGACGAAGTTCCCCAAACGGGAGCTAGTTCAGCAGAGACTCAAGTTTCGCCGCAAGAGTCTTCCTCAGTGCAAAGTAGTGCAAGTACTGCGACAGCAAGCACTGAGAATCAGGAAGCTAAATCTTTGAAATGCGAtgt gTGTGGAAAACTATTCAAATCTTCCCTAGAAGTTGAATATCACGCAACCAAATCCGGCCATGATAGCTTCTCCGAGAGTCTCGAAGAGAAAAAGCCACTgactgaagaagaaaaaaaagaaaaattgaagcAGCTGGAGGAAAAAATGCGGCAAAAGCGCAAAGAACGCGAGGAACTTGAGAAGCAAGAGAGTCttgagaaagaaaaaattagaatcaAATCCGGAAAAGAAATGGCTGAAGCTAGAAAAAa AATGGAAGAGCTAGAGATGAAAAAGCTGCTAGAGCAGCGTAAGCGTGAGAAAGAAGAGGATAGAATTGCCCGACAGGCGATCCGCGAGAAGATAGAAGCTGACAAAGCAGCTCGTCGCGCAAAAGCTGCTGCAGAATACGGAAATTTGGTTCCTTCTGTACCAGTTCCTACTCCAGCTCCAGCTTCAGCTCCAGCTCCAACGCCCGCAGCTCCCAAGCGTGATTACACCGAAACTAGACTGCAAATCCGACTGACCAATGGCGACACTTTAACGCAAACCTTCGGCGCCAAGGAACAGCTGTCTGCTGTCAGACTCTACATCGAAATGAACCGAACAGATCCTCCAGGACCTTTCAACTTGTTGACAAACTTTCCTAGAAAAGTATTCTCCTTTGAGGATTATGATGCACCGCTTGACGTTCTTG GTCTCGTGCCGTCAGCTGTTGTGATTGTACAGAAGAAAGTCGAGTGA
- the LOC123270525 gene encoding dorsal-ventral patterning tolloid-like protein 1, with amino-acid sequence MSMDLFKIFLFFHLISSIVLIGHMHVITNSDKEINSESVGEITSVENIPETNKVKKTVAIKDREHLWTLGVIPYEIENNFTESQRRIIKLGMRIWEESTCIKFVERNLNTPDFIAIVKEDCGCCYIENIQRNKGRSVLSLDDGCDKLPIVLHELGHVVGFYHEHEHPDRDLYVQIMEHNVERGHRQEFGKYSHDEVDTLGQPYDYRSIMHYPKNAFARSDFMETIIPLQPDNGTLPVLGNRARLSAYDIAATNHLYKCPTCGGFLTNSSGSIELPENNSEYCEWRIRVGHGERISLRIESMDIQSTADCKTGYVEVQVGFNRKNSQIFGPYCGQTYDYRIIATESIIVSYVNTNKNISSKFKAVYLKICDAEISLRNNQKTYLESPNYPKNYKSNEDCLWHLKAQEDHVIQIQFDFFSLEPSNDCVNDYFRVGNGYKYNSSIIGTYCGTKNPWTITSQDNSAYIKFVSNPYYEHSGFSASITAIPNK; translated from the exons atgaGTATGGatttatttaagatatttCTTTTCTTTCACCTAATATCATCGATTGTACTAATTGGGCATATGCATGTGATCACTAATAGTgacaaagaaataaattctgaATCTGTTGGAGAAATCACGAGTGTAGAAAATATACCAGAAACGAATAAAGTTAAGAAAACAGTGGCTATTAAAGACAGAGAACATCTGTGGACTTTGGGTGTTATTCCTTATGAAATCGAAAATAATTTCACTGAATCACAACGCAGGATAATAAAACTGGGGATGCGAATATGGGAAGAGTCAACCTGCATTAAATTCGTTGAGAGAAATTTAAACACTCCAGATTTCATCGCTATCGTTAAAGAAGACTGTGG TTGCTGCTACATAGAAAACATCCAAAGAAATAAAGGACGCAGCGTACTAAGTTTAGATGACGGCTGCGACAAGTTACCGATAGTTCTTCATGAGCTGGGCCATGTTGTGGGCTTCTATCATGAGCACGAGCATCCAGATCGTGATCTATACGTCCAAATCATGGAGCATAATGTTGAGCgag gtCATCGCCAAGAATTCGGAAAGTATTCACATGATGAAGTTGATACTCTGGGACAGCCCTACGACTATCGATCCATCATGCACTACCCAAAAAATGCGTTTGCACGATCTGATTTCATGGAAACTATTATTCCTTTGCAACCAGATAATGGAACACTTCCAGTACTTGGAAACAGAGCCAGACTCAGCGCTTATGATATTGCAGCTACTAATCATCTATATAAATGTCCAA CATGTGGAGGTTTTCTAACTAACAGCAGCGGAAGTATTGAACTACCTGAAAATAACAGCGAATATTGTGAATGGCGAATCAGAGTTGGGCATGGAGAACGAATCTCCCTCAGAATTGAATCAATGGATATTCAAAGCACTGCTGACTGTAAAACTGGATACGTGGAGGTTCAAGTTGGATTCAACAGGAAAAATAGTCAAATTTTcg GCCCTTACTGCGGACAAACATACGATTATAGAATCATTGCAACTGAAAGTATAATCGTGTCTTACgtcaatacaaataaaaatatcagttCTAAATTCAAGgcagtttatttaaaaatttgtgatGCTGAAATTTCGTTACGCAACAATCAGAAGACTTACTTAGAGTCGCCTAACTAtccgaaaaattacaaatcaaATGAAGATTGTTTGTGGCATCTAAAAGCGCAAGAAGATCATGTTATACAAAttcagtttgatttttttagcctTGAACCCAGTAATGACTGCGTTAATGATTACTTCAGAGTAGGTAATGGCTACAAATATAATTCCTCAATTATTGGAACTTACTGCGGAACGAAAAATCCATGGACAATTACTTCCCAGGATAATTCGGCTTACATTAAATTCGTTAGCAATCCTTATTATGAACATTCTGGCTTTTCAGCGTCAATTACCGCGATTCCAAATAAGtaa
- the LOC123270527 gene encoding ribonuclease Oy, whose amino-acid sequence MKITLVIFFTIILLADGRMKRKFKKLKFQKLSGPKDFDLLIFTQHWPETVCFTWQETVSNHTCNLPRDEEWTIHGIWPTQYHKEGPSYCNKSMQFDSAKLAPIEDELEVKWIDVENGTKPFSFWKHEWEKHGTCAMILPEVSDEYKYFKKGLELLDQYDMKGVLAKANIFPGKQYMVQEILDGVYNVLGKHCQVECVINPKTKERYLFEIRICFDKSFNLTDCDNIASYPTNCSKKKKITYPGTVPSRISVIQF is encoded by the exons atgaaaatcactctggttattttttttactattattttacttGCTGATGG ccgaatgaaaagaaaattcaagaagctaaaattccaaaaactatcCGGCCCGAAGGACTTTGATCTATTAATATTCACGCAGCACTGGCCTGAGACAGTTTGTTTTACGTGGCAAGAGACTGTTAGCAACCATACATGCAATTTGCCCCGCGATGAAGAATGGACCATCCACGGAATCTGGCCCACACAATACCACAAAGAGGGTCCGTCCTATTGCAACAAATCTATGCAGTTTGACTCGGCAAAATTGGCGCCGATCGAGGACGAATTGGAGGTCAAGTGGATTGACGTAGAAAACGGGACCAAGCCCTTCTCATTCTGGAAACACGAGTGGGAAAAGCACGGGACTTGTGCTATGATACTTCCCGAAGTCAGCGACGAGTACAAGTACTTCAAAAAGGGCCTTGAATTATTGGATCAGTATGACATGAAAGGTGTCTTGGCCAAAGCTAATATTTTTCCTGGGAAACAGTACATGGTGCAAGAGATTCTGGATGGAGTTTATAATGTTTTGGGAAAACACTGTCAAGTTGAATGTGTTATTAATCCT aAAACTAAAGAGAGATACCTCTTTGAAATACGAATTTGCTTCGACAAATCATTCAATCTCACTGACTGTGATAACATCGCTAGTTATCCAACTAATTgttcgaagaaaaaaaaaattacctatcCAGGAACTGTACCGAGTAGGATTAGTGTAattcaattttga